Proteins co-encoded in one Astatotilapia calliptera chromosome 18, fAstCal1.2, whole genome shotgun sequence genomic window:
- the LOC113010863 gene encoding SUN domain-containing ossification factor isoform X3, translating into MKMTPLLWRLVSVWLAVVYCCYVGCAELQGEAQSPVSPKEVSSEEEPQEHFHRHEVEESLVVPAPPFSENEPPTEDDRVKEEQMPQEVGQKEYDMAFEADESAAEVELEADKGISQPEHSSESQHIEISVTQDQEHASPPPSPDSVAAFSAETNDRPSKVNLQDSIPKGVPGDALDVAASEVNDSDLPPAECEEENNPYDSDSSPPIVLENTSNVHTAGTKVHTDVPLSSPAGHGTQHLESNVSHTLKEADLSSPGTTDTDSSVSTKDPEDIPTFDEWKRKMMEVENEKTQSTHTSDNVGSHTVKKVQKNFNNYASVECGAKILGANPEAKSTSAILKENMDLYMLNPCSNKIWFIIELCEPIQVKQLVIANFELFSSTPKDFLVSISNRYPTNKWLKLGTFHARDERTVQSFPLDEHLYAKYVKVELVSHFGSEHFCPLSLIRVFGTSMVEEYEEIVDPSERPDDQDDDLDYPSGSAPGEADLIGSAKDAILNMVNNIAVNVLGGGTEMNGSLSTQEVNITEPSQPLESTTETTITTTSVPDSEDVQISQDTDIPETVENSALETSTTSEGVKQELPPMEEKIVLPLDKDEEEPISSTIILLDKEDDLEEEKKDHHERQQESLKYCPPVPSLSSPCSCAASLLEYFQQQCSASLSKHRECQTAERQQIIPSTQTPSWHPPTHSSAHPEPQQHPSELHQLQDKEQASEQEPESEAVESEVSQPAGNTEESASGSPLREPSQTMTLPKSSDADSSAAKPTHIVETPQLSTLEPAKEPGLENSQDVLEVEEHIEPSASLSSSVPVKPSTSATADDISVAPPEEKLEIDVTQVETNVLIQTQDKTDPSPVPAPTGSPHLEQQPDSAVVPESSTASSEVSPPAPEPAAEPEPSGGHAAIADAKMEDFADDISASSSGNGQLPRPSSPTPSSPTSPSLSDIYAEPPNGTEQNGNPVHSSSQKESVFMRLNNRIKALEMNMSLSGRYLEQLSQRYRKQMEEMQKAFNKTIIKLQNTSRIAEEQDQRQTESIQFLQGQLENVTQLVLNLSVRVSQLQNEVSDRQNYLLLSLFLCLSLGLLLCANHCRLSTVPPTTEPEPPSPKSYTYCCPESRQFSCCDELGLKRSASYPLINSDSFQLATTEGPECMHAEGTESLYPANRKRRRRKMKPLEKVETLKPSLRSSPELTNGVCNGVPVTTNPIPLTKNLLHPTFRDSPSEGSSEGSSHSDDPSFCGLTTACSRICDGLPPPKSRAEKRAWRRRRPKPSCTVVDFLHAPRRDESEPLPISTIEDIMRRKSEPSTKTFVALSGPV; encoded by the exons ATGAAGATGACACCACTGTTGTGGCGACTTGTGTCAGTGTGGCTAGCTGTTGTCTATTG TTGCTATGTTGGTTGCGCAGAGCTGCAAGGAGAGGCCCAGAGCCCCGTGTCCCCAAAGGAGGTCAGCTCGGAAGAAGAGcctcaggaacacttccatcGTCACGAG GTCGAGGAAAGCTTGGTCGTACCTGCCCCGCCTTTCTCTGAAAATGAGCCACCAACAGAAGACGATCGTGTCAAAGAGGAGCAGATGCCACAAGAAGTGGGCCAAAAAGAATATGATATG GCCTTTGAAGCAGACGAGTCTGCTGCTGAGGTAGAGCTGGAGGCAGACAAAGGAATATCACAACCTGAGCACAGCTCTGAAAGTCAGCATATAGAAATCTCTGTCACTCAAGATCAGGAGCATGCCTCCCCGCCGCCTTCCCCCGACTCTGTCGCTGCATTTTCTGCCGAAACTAACGACAGGCCCAGCAAAGTTAATCTTCAAGACAGCATCCCCAAGGG AGTCCCGGGCGATGCCTTAGATGTAGCTGCTTCTGAGGTCAATGATTCTGACCTGCCTCCTGCTGAATGTGAAGAAGAGAACAATCCATATGACAGTGACAG CAGCCCTCCAATTGTTCTGGAGAACACTTCcaatgttcacactgcaggtacTAAAGTCCACACTGATGTTCCTCTGAGTTCTCCTGCTGGTCACGGTACGCAGCACCTGGAATCCAACGTCTCGCACACACTCAAGGAGGCG GACTTGAGCTCCCCTGGTACCACAGACACAGATTCAAGTGTGAGCACCAAAGACCCCGAGGACATCCCCACTTTTGATGAGTGGAAACGCAAGATGATGGAGGTGGAGAATGAAAAAA CTCAGTCTACTCACACTTCCGACAACGTGGGTTCTCATACAGTGAAGAAGGTCCAGAAGAACTTTAATAACTACGCCTCAGTGGAGTGTGGGGCCAAGATACTTGGCGCTAACCCCGAGGCTAAG AGCACTTCAGCCATATTGAAGGAGAATATGGATTTATACATGCTAAACCCCTGCAGTAATAAAATCTG GTTCATTATTGAGCTCTGTGAGCCCATCCAGGTGAAGCAGTTGGTCATCGCCAACTTTGAACTCTTCTCGTCTACACCTAAAGACTTTCTTGTGTCCATTAGTAATAG GTACCCAACAAATAAATGGCTGAAGCTGGGAACCTTTCACGCCCGGGATGAACGTACAGTTCAGAGCTTCCCACTGGATGAGCATCTTTATGCAAAATATGTAAAG GTAGAGCTGGTCTCTCACTTTGGCTCTGAACATTTCTGTCCACTTAGTCTCATAAG GGTGTTTGGTACAAGCATGGTGGAAGAATATGAGGAGATAGTTGATCCCTCAGAAAGGCCAGATGATCAGGACGACGACTTGG ATTATCCCTCTGGATCGGCACCTGGTGAGGCTGATCTAATTGGATCAGCAAAAG ATGCTATTTTAAACATGGTGAACAATATTGCTGTCAACGTTCTTGGAGGAGGCACAGAGATGAATG gcaGCCTTTCAACCCAAGAAGTGAACATAACTGAGCCATCGCAGCCCCTTGAATCCACCACTGAAACTACTATCACTACTACTTCAGT TCCAGACTCTGAAGACGTGCAGATTTCACAAGACACTGATATCCCTGAAACTGTGGAAAACTCTGCCCTAGAGACGTCAACCACATCTGAAGGTGTCAAACAAGAGCTCCCACCCATGGAGGAAAAAATAGTTCTTCCTTTAGACAAGGATGAGGAAGAACCTATCAGCTCTACAATCATCCTTCTGGATAAGGAGGATGACttggaagaagagaaaaaggatcATCATGAGAGACAACAGGAAAGCTTAAAGTACTGCCCTCCAGTTCCTTCACTTTCTTCTCCATGCTCCTGTGCAGCTTCTCTTCTGGAGTATTTCCAGCAGCAGTGTTCTGCCTCACTATCCAAACACAGGGAATGCCAAACAGCAGAAAGACAGCAAATAATTCCTTCTACCCAAACACCATCTTGGCACCCACCTACGCACTCATCTGCCCACCCCGAACCTCAGCAGCACCCGAGTGAGCTGCATCAGCTCCAAGACAAAGAACAAGCTTCTGAGCAGGAGCCAGAGAGTGAAGCTGTAGAATCGGAGGTATCACAGCCTGCTGGGAACACAGAAGAATCTGCATCTGGATCGCCTCTCCGGGAGCCCAGTCAAACCATGACGCTCCCCAAATCCAGCGATGCTGATTCATCTGCAGCCAAACCTACCCATATTGTGGAAACGCCACAGCTGTCCACCTTGGAACCGGCAAAGGAGCCAGGGCTGGAGAACAGCCAGGATGTGCTGGAGGTAGAAGAGCACATCGAGCCTTCGGCTTCTCTCAGTAGCTCTGTCCCTGTAAAACCAAGCACCAGTGCCACAGCAGACGACATATCGGTGGCACCCCCAGAGGAGAAGCTGGAGATTGATGTCACTCAAGTAGAAACAAATGTCCTCATTCAAACCCAAGACAAAACAGATCCATCTCCAGTCCCTGCACCCACAGGCTCCCCTCATTTAGAGCAGCAGCCTGACTCAGCTGTTGTACCCGAAAGCAGCACTGCTTCTTCTGAAGTATCCCCCCCTGCTCCAGAACCTGCTGCAGAACCTGAGCCTTCTGGCGGTCACGCAGCCATCGCAGATGCTAAAATGGAGGATTTTGCAGACGACATTTCAGCATCTTCAAGTGGCAACGGTCAGCTGCCTCGCCCATCCTCCCCAACTCCTTCTTCACCCACCTCACCGTCCCTCTCGGACATCTATGCAGAGCCCCCTAATGGCACAGAGCAGAACGGGAACCCGGTGCACAGCTCGAGCCAGAAAGAGTCGGTCTTCATGAGACTCAACAACCGCATTAAGGCCCTGGAGATGAACATGTCACTGAGCGGACGCTACCTGGAGCAGCTTAGCCAGAG gTATCGAAAGCAGATGGAAGAGATGCAAAAGGCTTTCAACAAAACCATCATTAAACTGCAGAACACTTCCAGAATTGCAGAGGAGCAG GACCAACGTCAGACTGAATCCATCCAGTTTCTGCAGGGTCAACTGGAGAACGTGACTCAGCTGGTTCTCAACTTGTCTGTCAGAGTCAGCCAACTGCAGAATGAG GTATCAGACAGGCAGAATTACCTGCTGCTGTCTCTCTTCTTGTGTCTGTCTCTCGGCCTTCTACTGTGTGCCAACCACTGTCGCCTCTCCACTGTACCTCCAACCACAGAACCAGAGCCACCCTCGCCTAAGAGCTACACCTACTGCTGTCCTGAAAG CAGACAGTTCTCCTGCTGTGATGAACTGGGTTTGAAGAGGAGTGCGTCCTATCCACTCATAAACTCTGACTCATTCCAGTTAGCCACCACTGAAG GCCCAGAATGCATGCatgcagagggaacagagagtcTTTATCCAGCAAACAGAAAG AGGAGACGCCGTAAGATGAAACCCCTAGAAAAGGTGGAGACTCTGAAACCCTCCTTACGGTCTTCTCCTGAGCTGACCAATGGAGTATGCAACGGAGTGCCTGTCACCACAAACCCCATCCCCCTTACAAAAAATTTACTTCACCCTACCTTTAGAGACTCACCGTCAGAGGGGAGCTCGGAGGGATCTTCTCATTCAGACGACCCCTCTTTCTGTGGCCTCACCACAGCCTGCTCTCGAATCTGTGACGGCCTCCCTCCACCCAAGAGCCGGGCAGAGAAACGGGCATGGCGACGCAGGCGTCCTAAGCCCAGCTGCACGGTGGTGGATTTTCTTCACGCTCCTCGGAGGGACGAAAGTGAACCGTTGCCCATTTCGACCATAGAAGACATCATGAGGAGGAAATCAGAGCCAAGCACTAAGACATTTGTGGCGCTCTCAGGTCCCGTCTAA